The Mauremys reevesii isolate NIE-2019 linkage group 13, ASM1616193v1, whole genome shotgun sequence genome contains a region encoding:
- the SRSF6 gene encoding serine/arginine-rich splicing factor 6 produces MPRVYIGRLSYHVREKDIQRFFSGYGRLLEVDLKNGYGFVEFEDSRDADDAVYELNGKDLCGERVIVEHARGPRRDRDGYSYSSRSGGGGGGGYSSRRQSGRDKYGPPVRTEYRLIVENLSSRCSWQDLKDFMRQAGEVTYADAHKERTNEGVIEFRSYSDMKRALDKLDGTEINGRKIRLVEDKPRTSHRRSYSGSRSRSRSRRRSRSRSRRSSRSRSRSASKSRSRSKSRSRSKDRSRSRSKSRKSRSKSKSKPKSDRGSRSRSKEKSEKSRSRSRSMSRSPKENGKGEAKSKSRSRSRSRSKSPQQQPPAKARSESPPKRAASRSRSRSRSKSRSRSRSSSRD; encoded by the exons ATGCCGCGCGTCTACATCGGGCGCCTCAGCTACCACGTCCGGGAGAAGGACATCCAGCGCTTCTTTAGCGGCTATGGCCGCCTGCTCGAGGTCGATCTCAAGAACGG CTACGGGTTCGTGGAGTTCGAGGACTCCCGCGATGCCGACGATGCCGTTTACGAGCTGAACGGCAAAGACCTGTGCGGGGAGCGGGTGATAGTGGAGCACGCCCGGGGCCCCCGCCGGGACAGGGACGGGTACAGCTACAGTAGCCGCA GTGGGGGTGGTGGAGGCGGTGGATATAGCAGTCGGAGACAATCAGGAAGAGATAAATATGGACCGCCTGTTCGTACAGAGTACAGACTGATTGTTGAAAACCTTTCCAGTCgttgtagttggcaggatttgaaa GATTTCATGAGGCAAGCTGGGGAGGTAACCTATGCGGATGCTCACAAAGAACGCACAAATGAAGGGGTAATTGAATTCCGATCTTACTCTGACATGAAGCGTGCTCTGGACAAATTGGATGGCACAGAGATAAATGGCAGGAAAATCCGGCTGGTTGAAGACAAGCCACGGACAAGCCATAGGCGATCTTACTCTGGCAGCAGGTCAAG GTCACGATCTAGAAGAAGGTCACGAAGCAGAAGTCGTAGGAGTAGCCGCAGCAGATCCCGTAGTGCCTCAAAAAGCCGCTCGCG ATCTAAATCCAGGTCACGAAGCAAAGATCGTTCACGTTCCAGATCTAAAAGCAGGAAGTCTAGATCAAAGAGCAAATCTAAACCCAAGTCTGACCGGGGCTCCCGCAGCAGATCCAAGGAGAAATCTGAGAAGTCTCGCAGCAGGTCTAGGTCCATGTCTCGCTCTCCCAAAGAGAATGGTAAAGGAGAGGCTAAGTCTAAATCCAGGTCAAGGAGTAGGTCTCGTTCCAAATCACCACAGCAGCAACCACCTGCCAAGGCTCGCTCTGAGTCACCGCCCAAAAGAGCTGCATCACGGTCCCGCTCCAGATCTCGTTCAAAATCTCGCTCACGGTCAAGATCTAGTTCAAGAGATTAA